From the genome of Miscanthus floridulus cultivar M001 chromosome 10, ASM1932011v1, whole genome shotgun sequence, one region includes:
- the LOC136487674 gene encoding L-galactono-1,4-lactone dehydrogenase 1, mitochondrial-like, with product MRHVLLSRFLLRRGGGGIPTADHHHLPLLRALSSAPSPVSSDAELRKYAGYALLLVGCGAATYYSFPLPADALHKKAVPFRYAPLPEDLHAVSNWSGTHEVHARVLLQPDSLPALEGALAAAHKERRKLRPLGSGLSPNGIALSRAGMVNLALMDKVLDVDAKKKTVTVQAGIRVAELVDALREHGLTLQNFASIREQQVGGFTQVGAHGTGATLPPVDEQVISMKLVTPAKGTIELSREKDPELFYLARCGLGGLGVVAEVTLQCVERHQLVEHTFVSNADEVKKNHKKWLSENKHIKYLWIPYTDTVVVVQCNPPSKWRTPKLASKYGKDEALQHVRDLYHESLKKYRTEAESNDPEIDTLSFSELRDKLLALDPLNKDHVMKINKAEAEYWKKSEGYRMGWSDEILGFDCGGQQWVSENCFPTGTLTKPSMKDLDYIDNLLRLIEKEEIPAPGPIEQRWTARSKSLMSPASSSEEDDVFSWVGIIMYLPTSDARQRKEITEEFFDYRSLAQSLWDDYSAYEHWAKIEVPKDKDELAEVQARLSKRFPVDAYNKARMELDPHKVLSNAKLEKLFPVLEPVHQTK from the exons ATGCGGCACGTCCTCCTCTCCCGCTTCCTcctccgccgcggcggcggcggcatcccCACCGccgaccaccaccacctccccCTCCTCCGCGCCCTCTCCTCCGCCCCCTCCCCGGTCTCCTCCGACGCCGAGCTCCGCAAGTACGCGGGCTACGCGCTGCTTCTCGTAGGCTGCGGCGCCGCCACCTACTACTCCTTCCCGCTCCCCGCCGACGCGCTTCACAAGAAGGCCGTGCCGTTCCGGTACGCGCCGCTGCCGGAGGACCTCCACGCCGTCTCCAACTGGAGCGGCACCCACGAGGTCCACGCCCGCGTCCTGCTCCAGCCGGACTCGCTCCCGGCCCTCGAGGGCGCGCTCGCCGCCGCGCACAAGGAGCGCCGCAAGCTCAGGCCCCTCGGCTCCGGCCTGTCCCCCAATGGGATCGCGCTCTCCCGCGCCGGGATGGTCAACCTCGCCCTCATGGACAAGGTGCTCGACGTCGACGCCAAGAAGAAGACCGTCACGGTGCAGGCTGGAATACGTGTTGCGGAGCTCGTCGACGCGCTCCGGGAACATGGCCTCACGCTGCAGAACTTTGCGTCCATTCGGGAGCAGCAGGTCGGAGGGTTCACTCAG GTTGGTGCCCATGGCACTGGTGCAACATTACCTCCAGTTGACGAGCAAGTCATTAGCATGAAACTGGTTACCCCTGCCAAAGGGACAATAGAGTTATCGAGGGAGAAGGATCCTGAGTTGTTTTATCTTGCTCGCTGTGGACTTGGTGGCCTAGGTGTCGTCGCAGAAGTTACCCTGCAATGTGTAGAAAGACACCAGCTTGTGGAACATACATTCGTTTCCAATGCAGATGAAGTCAAGAAAAACCACAA GAAATGGCTCTCCGAAAACAAACATATTAAGTACTTGTGGATTCCATATACTGACACGGTTGTTGTTGTCCAATGCAATCCTCCCTCAAAGTGGAGAACCCCAAAGTTGGCATCAAAATATGGAAAGGACGAAGCTTTACAGCATGTTCGGGACCTTTATCATGAGTCACTGAAAAAATATAG AACTGAAGCAGAAAGTAATGACCCAGAAATAGATAcactttcattttctgagctgAGGGACAAGCTGCTTGCTCTTGATCCTCTAAATAAAGACCATGTGATGAAAATCAATAAAGCAGAAGCTGAGTATTGGAAGAAGTCAGAAGGGTATCGCATGGGCTGGAGTGATGAAATACTGGGCTTTGATTGTGGTGGGCAGCAGTGGGTTTCTGAAAACTGCTTCCCCACTGGAACCCTAACAAAGCCAAGTATGAAGGATCTTGATTATATAGATAACCTGCTGCGGTTGATTGAAAAGGAAGAGATACCCGCACCTGGACCTATTGAACAGCGTTGGACTGCCCGTAGCAAGAGCCTAATGAGCCCAGCATCAAGTTCTGAAGAAGATGATGTATTTTCATGG GTTGGTATTATAATGTACTTGCCAACATCAGATGCTCGCCAAAGGAAGGAAATCACAGAGGAGTTCTTCGATTACAGGAGCCTGGCACAAAGTCTCTGGGATGATTATTCTGCCTATGAACACTGGGCCAAAATTGAG GTTCCAAAAGACAAGGACGAACTTGCTGAAGTCCAGGCCAGACTTAGTAAGCGTTTCCCTGTGGATGCATATAACAAGGCACGTATGGAGCTGGACCCCCACAAGGTTCTCTCAAATGCGAAGCTAGAGAAGCTGTTCCCAGTGTTGGAGCCTGTTCACCAAACAAAGTAG
- the LOC136487675 gene encoding uncharacterized protein, which produces MVVDVDPERHQPAAPAPAGTPPTTTRTNNSASAVKEADFLWELRKYVLLQATLAATITYSAGMSPPGGFWPDNDTGGGHLAGDPVLQVTYPRRYGVFFYFNATAFVASVVTVNLLLVHSLSHRRWWLRALQAAMILNQLGLMGAYAAGSCREVAMSAYVLALVGMVSSYVCAHVLCFALWALRARRGGGGAGGGKAAAVPEAPETVERARKDLLIVATLVATVTYESGLSTPGGFLSSDSPDQDHLAGDPMLRGHRFMAFFYLNTTAFVASLVIIMLLMSRTVTRHGFRSCALWVCTGAALVGLTGAFAIGSSRSVKTSIYVVALVAAVLLYIGLQILVFLYKPVETWLGDVQGTLRKFLKLDQFPSQGDADEQAEGLSDQQGNLDADQLLKKSRMYLLLLGILAASVTYQAGLNPPGGFWQSNATDGLHHYLAGDPILHITYPRRYLAFFYCNATAFVASLVILILLLSSTFSTQGIKYYALQVAMILDLLGLIGAYAAGSCRQVSKSVYISVIVVPVFLYVGIHVLVFMLEVFPNHATWREMVKDKLEQSVPQWLKKLFELQTEEEDEEMTWKLEKSRKLLLLLAILAAGLTYQAGMSPPGGFWQQNTTGHVVGNPVLNDNYPRRYLAFFYCNATAFVASLAIIMLLVNRKLSTKGIQSYALRVCVILDLVGLMGAFAAGSSRKVSTSIYVFVLVFAVLVCIALQVILVVSESVQGLLQGLLSFVDVTEDEAGDTLPRTAADAEARDPWFDKLPKYLLLLAALAAAVTYQAAMSPPGGFWGDGHTDHIGGDPVLRSTYPRRYKAFFYCNATSFMASLVIMILLLIKRVSRAQSAILALHAAMILDLFGLMGAYAAGSCRRVRTSAYILALVAGVSTYIVVLVVVSIGIAKWMKRVMYGMRERLIRCFSLEDL; this is translated from the coding sequence ATGGTGGTTGACGTTGACCCCGAGCGCCACCAGCCAGCAGCTCCAGCGCCGGCGGGCACTCCGCCCACCACAACCAGAACCAACAACTCGGCGTCGGCGGTCAAGGAGGCCGACTTCCTCTGGGAGCTGCGCAAGTACGTGCTGCTGCAGGCGACGCTGGCGGCCACCATCACGTACTCGGCGGGGATGAGCCCGCCGGGCGGGTTCTGGCCCGATAACGACACCGGCGGCGGCCACCTCGCCGGCGACCCCGTGCTGCAGGTCACATACCCGCGCCGCTACGGGGTCTTCTTCTACTTCAACGCCACGGCCTTCGTGGCCTCCGTCGTCACTGTCAACCTCCTCCTGGTGCACTCGCTGAGCCACCGCCGCTGGTGGCTCCGCGCGCTGCAGGCCGCCATGATCCTCAACCAGCTCGGCCTCATGGGCGCCTACGCCGCCGGCAGCTGCAGGGAGGTGGCCATGTCCGCGTACGTCCTCGCCCTCGTCGGCATGGTCTCCTCCTACGTCTGCGCCCACGTCCTGTGCTTCGCGCTCTGGGCACTGAGAgcacgccgcggcggcggcggtgccggcGGTGGCAAGGCCGCGGCGGTGCCCGAAGCGCCCGAGACCGTGGAGCGCGCGCGCAAGGACCTGCTCATCGTCGCGACCTTGGTGGCGACCGTGACGTACGAGTCCGGGCTGAGCACGCCGGGCGGGTTCCTGTCGTCGGACAGCCCGGACCAAGACCACCTCGCCGGGGACCCCATGCTCCGCGGCCACCGCTTCATGGCCTTCTTCTACCTCAACACCACGGCGTTCGTCGCGTCTCTGGTCATCATCATGCTGCTCATGAGCAGGACCGTGACGCGCCACGGCTTCCGGTCCTGCGCGCTCTGGGTGTGCACGGGCGCCGCCCTGGTCGGGCTCACCGGCGCCTTCGCCATCGGGAGTAGCCGGAGCGTCAAGACTTCCATCTATGTCGTTGCATTGGTGGCCGCGGTTCTGCTCTACATCGGCCTGCAGATTCTGGTGTTCCTGTACAAGCCTGTGGAGACTTGGCTCGGCGATGTGCAAGGAACACTGCGGAAATTCCTGAAACTGGACCAATTTCCATCGCAAGGTGATGCTGATGAGCAGGCTGAGGGATTATCTGACCAGCAAGGAAATCTTGACGCCGATCAGCTTCTGAAGAAGTCTCGCATGTATCTCCTGCTGCTGGGGATTCTTGCTGCGAGTGTCACATACCAAGCGGGACTGAACCCGCCTGGAGGCTTCTGGCAGAGTAATGCCACTGATGGTCTGCATCACTACCTCGCCGGCGACCCGATCCTTCACATCACCTATCCCCGGAGATACCTGGCTTTTTTCTACTGCAACGCGACAGCTTTTGTCGCATCGCTGGTGATCCTGATCCTCCTCCTAAGCAGCACATTCAGCACCCAAGGAATCAAGTACTACGCACTGCAGGTCGCCATGATCCTGGACCTTCTTGGGCTGATTGGCGCCTATGCTGCTGGAAGTTGCAGGCAAGTGTCCAAATCCGTGTACATCTCGGTGATTGTGGTTCCTGTGTTCCTCTATGTCGGCATTCATGTTCTGGTGTTCATGCTTGAAGTCTTCCCGAATCATGCCACATGGAGGGAGATGGTGAAGGACAAGCTGGAGCAGTCTGTGCCTCAATGGCTCAAGAAGTTGTTTGAGCTGCAGaccgaggaggaagatgaggaaatGACATGGAAATTGGAGAAGAGCCGCAAGCTCCTGCTACTCCTTGCCATTCTTGCAGCAGGCCTCACTTACCAGGCCGGCATGAGTCCTCCGGGGGGCTTCTGGCAACAGAACACGACAGGCCATGTCGTCGGCAACCCAGTGCTCAATGACAACTACCCACGTCGTTACCTGGCTTTCTTTTACTGCAATGCAACTGCCTTCGTTGCATCTCTGGCCATCATCATGCTGCTGGTTAACAGAAAGCTTTCGACAAAAGGGATACAGTCCTATGCACTCAGGGTGTGCGTGATCCTTGATCTGGTTGGGCTCATGGGTGCGTTTGCTGCAGGGAGCTCCAGGAAGGTATCCACATCCATATATGTCTTCGTCCTGGTCTTCGCAGTTCTAGTATGCATCGCACTCCAAGTTATTCTGGTTGTGTCAGAGTCAGTTCAGGGTCTCTTGCAGGGACTCCTGTCCTTCGTCGACGTAACGGAGGACGAAGCTGGTGACACATTGCCGCGCACAGCTGCTGATGCAGAGGCACGAGATCCCTGGTTTGATAAGTTGCCCAAATACTTGTTGCTGCTGGCTGCACTTGCAGCGGCTGTAACTTACCAAGCCGCCATGAGCCCGCCCGGTGGGTTCTGGGGCGACGGCCATACTGACCACATAGGTGGTGATCCGGTTCTTCGGAGCACCTATCCACGCCGGTACAAGGCCTTCTTCTACTGCAACGCGACTTCCTTCATGGCTTCTCTGGTGATTATGATTTTGCTGCTGATCAAAAGAGTGAGCAGAGCACAGTCAGCGATCTTGGCACTGCATGCTGCCATGATTCTGGACTTGTTTGGCCTCATGGGTGCCTATGCTGCCGGGAGCTGCAGGAGAGTCAGGACAAGTGCTTACATCTTGGCATTGGTGGCTGGGGTTTCCACATACATTGTTGTTCTTGTTGTCGTGTCCATAGGCATCGCAAAATGGATGAAAAGAGTCATGTATGGGATGAGAGAACGGCTGATCCGGTGCTTCTCTCTAGAAGATTTGTAG